The nucleotide window ggtagggtccttagcttggtagcttcctactatttgtgaggtgactacttgtgaatagctgaagatgataagcttttggACTCCAACCTCCTTAGCCAGCCTCAAACCAGCTAGCAATGCCTCGTATTCGGCGTGGTTGTTTGAAGCAaggaacccgaatttgagggagagttcgatttgggttccctgatcgctttctattatcacacctgcgccattgtagaattcttccagctaagtctATGTTTTGTAGAATGCCCTTCATGGGCtggttagttcaaaccttgatGGTGTGAGCATgaaagtatgggcgaagtcacCGAGAAGTTAGTATGAGGCCGTAtgcgaacttttctatcttttgatagtttaattcggccccttgtaggGCTTTGCTGATGAATTAGATAGGTTGTTGCCCAgtttcgtcttctctgactaatACTGAGGCTATTACCCGatttcctactgcgaggtatagtACTAGTCGTTTTATGGCTGACCCAGCTAGAAATCTGGGCAGGGCTGGCAGTCTTCCGTTAAGCTGTtatacttctttgacacaggtcggACTATTCATGTTGAGTATTGCCCGACATTTATTCAGGTTtgcctcaattcctctttgtgtaagcatgaagcccaagaacttgccagcttctactgcaaAGGTACATTTTGCTGGATTAAGTCACATACCATActttcttatggtgtcgaacactttgGTGAGGTCGGACAGTAATGACTCCTCACTCTGTGTTTTTACCAACATGTCATCTACATACACCTCCATTAGTTTTCCAATGTGTTATGCgaagactttgttcatcaacATTTGGTAGGTGGCTCCTGCGTTTTTAAGTCCGAATGGCATAACGATATAATAGTAATTTGCTTTTGGAGTTAGGAATTAGGTCTTTTCCTGAtcaggtggatacattgggatttgattgtatcctgactaagcgtccataaatgagaggtatttgtatccaaAGGAAGCATCCACTAGAgtgtcgatacttgggagtggatagggatcttttgggcaagctttgttgagattagtgtagtcggtgcacattcgccactttctatttgactttttcaccaagacaatgTTAGCTAACCACAGTGGAATCTTTCAAGTCCGAGTTTCCTACACTtctgttgtactggccgagatcctgggtatacCGCCAACTtatggcacattagtttggggtCTATGCCCAGCATGTCTatggccttccatgcaaagaggtcgacaTTGTTCCTTAAGAACTGAATTAGAGGCTCCTTTACGTCTTCATTTAAGGTTGCCCcaatatttgttattttgtcCAGGGCATCTCCGATCTGAACTTCTTCAATCTCACCCTCAGGTTGTGGACAAAGTTCTTCCCGACCTCAGACTCCCCCGAGTTTGATGGTGTGGATTTCTTCCCCTTTGCCcctgaggttcagactttcattgtaacagcgTCGCACTATTTTCTAGTCTCCTTTTATTGTAGTGATCCCTTCTGGAGTTGGAAACTTCATGCATACATGTGGAGTCAAAACTACTGCGGCAAGTTGATTCTATGTTGCCCGACTTatcagggcattgtaggctgagcttacgtcgactacAATATAGTCTATGTTGAGTGTCCTTGATCGGGTTCCTTTTTCGAAGGTTGTAGTGAGATGTATCCAAGCGGTTCGATTGGAGTGTCTCCTAATCCAAACAagctgttcggatatgctctgagctctttttcctgtaggccgagtttgtcgaaggcggaTTTAAACAAGATAttcgccgagcttccttggtccactAGTGTGCGGTGGAGATTAGTGTTGGCCAATATgacagtgatgaccatgggatcgtcatgtcctGGGATGATGCCTGTCGCATCTTCTTGGGTGAAAGTAATAGTAGGGAGGTCGGGCgatccttctcctcctcccacatggtatacttctttaaggttctttttgcgagatgattttgCGATCCCccctcctgcgaatcctccatttatcatgtgaacgtgcCTCTCCGGAGTGTGATGTGGTCGTTCAGTTCGTCCAacctcttcatcccttcttctttttttgggtTCATTTGCTTTGTTGGCTAAGTATCGATCTAGTCACCCTTCtcttaccaatttttctatgacactCTTTAGTTCGAAGCAATCGTTGGTGGGATGTCCATAGATTCGATGGTACTCGTAGTATTCTGTCTGATTTCCCCCTCATTTCTTGCTTTTAAGTGGGTGAGGTGGCGGGATCTTCTCAGTATCGCATACTTCTCAGTAAACATCCACAATAGACACCTGAAGGGgagtgtaattgtggtattttttaggTTTCTCTCCgtgttgatcttcttttttcttggattctttatccttATCTCAGGAGGAGTAAGAAAATCtggattttgaggtctctcctagtcgagagtttttctctatgttgatgtacttctctgtTCGTTCTTGCACTTCATTCAAAGATGTGGGgtgtttctttgatatggagtgactaaagggtccttctcgtagaccattgatgagacccatgatagctacttctgttggtagactttgtatatcCAGACAtactttgttgaatctttccatgtaagATCGGAGACTTTCTCGATCTCCCTGCTTGATTCCTAATAGGCTTGGGGCGTGtttgctttgtccttctggatagAAAATCTGGCAAGAAATTTCTTGGCTAAATCTTCAAAACTTGTGATGGATCTTGGGGGAAAACTGTCAAGGTTGTTAGAAAGGCTTTGCATCGAATAGCGTCCGAGGCGTCGGtaagatacattctgcttctgaagttgctaaGGTGATGGCTTGGATACAATGTGCTGTTGTACAGGGTCATGtcgggagctttgaagtcctttagGACTTTggctttcatgatctctttagtgaatggatcttgatctttgtggGAGCTGTCTTCGGGATCAGGCTGGATGGTTTTTGTTTTAAGGTCAGCTTAGAGCTTTAGGATCTTGTCTTCTAACTCTCGGAGTCGCCTAGTTTCTCTCCGAAGGTCCCTCTCGGCTTCCAGTTGATGCTCGGCTTCTTTTTTGAGCTGTTTGAGACGATCTTGTTGAGCTTGTAAGGCCTCCATGATTTCTATATTTGGtgaatttttgtctttatttgaTGGAGATgtatcttttggtgtggtgTTCGTGTTCTTATGCGGTGTCCTGTTCTCCAAATcagaatcgtggtcgttgtccatgttgtccgccatggtaatgggatgacttctaggttccccggcaacggcgccaatgttccgagggttacctgaaattgtaggtcgatctcagacgagatcttctgtgctgatCGGTGCTGTTGTGTCCAATTTGTTGGACTTGACGGTGCTGTTGATCCTTCGTTACCGGatggtggtggtacctgcaagagactctgatgcttaagttagcacgggTTTTAAGCAGGTTattttgtagaatcagagtatgagttatacctgggtgctccagtgtatttataatagtgtggagtgacctttttggatatcttatcttatctttgagtaaAGTCATCTAATCTTTGAGGGGAACCGTCCTTATCCTTCTAGGCCTTGGCTACCTTTAGATTTGGGCCGTGTTCCTTTGTTTGGGCCTGCTTGGACCTTTGTAGCgatttggccgaactctttGGGAAGAAGCCGAGTGAtcctgacctaaagaggtcggtcgacttTGTCTTCTATCAGCCCGGGTCATACAACTCGACCCCGGGTATGAACAGTaactaagaaaataaattatgaaaaggaatagaaaaagaatttaacaACTTACCATGTCCGGGTTGATTTccataaaaaaatcaacatgTTCCTAAAAATCAGATGAAGACATTGGTACTGAAAGATAaggagatgaaaatgaattggAGAAGAAAGGAAGGAGAAAATTTTTGGAATAGGAAGGTATATCGTGTATGGTATACATAACATGGAAATACTTACTCAAAGTAAGTAATGActgtgattttaaaaaatatggatTGTGAGCAGCTTTAAAATGACTTCCGTATTGAgaataaataattcaaataacGTTGTAGTATTGGAAATGAAAATTttccaattaaaaaaatgtcTGAATTGCAGgatttattagaaaaattgtATAGAAGCTAAGGAATTAGCAAATATGAATTGCAATAATAACATGCAATGGGAGTGTACACTTGTCAAATTTCTCTttataaagttaaaaaaatttggttacAAAACAATTATATAAGGACATAGTTCTTATACGCAAATTATTTCATTAATCTAAATATGAAATGTATAGATAgataacataataaataaaaaattgaattcgAACAGGTCAACATAGATGGTAATTTCGATATAATATAGTGAAGGAAACTATGCATGATGAGTGAATGAATTGTGACACTGGTGGATGAATACTGGTAGGTGAATACAACTAATGCTAGTTGTGAATAAATCTTGTTGATGACACATAGAAATTCCACCATGGGAATAACCTTCTTTTTAAAGAATGTTATCAGATACTTAGTACAAAAATGCTATGTGCATATCAAAATCAGTTACCAAAATTAGTTactatatatttgtataaaagAATACATATgtaatttaacttatttttaatgtatattttaaattaatagctaattttggtatttaattttagtgtataccTAACATGTTTTACTTGGTAAAAtgtctataaatattttataaaaaaagtattgggatgttttatttaaattaaaaaaaaactagaaagtatttcacaaagaaaaatatgcacaaagAGATTGAAAAATAACAtgcaatccatatttgatgcAGCCATTGTGAATGAAGTCATGCAAGCTCTGTTGGGGAAagttttttaaacaaaaatagcAATACAATCAAtctaaaaatagaagaaagatgGCACATACTAAGGAGAATAATGCAATGGGGTCATTAGTAGTAATATGTTGCGCACAAGTATGTTATAACCAGATACCTTTCATGGTTGTGTTATTCTTACAAAGATTACATTACGTTAAACGCAAATTTAGGTGAGGAAGCAACTTAATTAAGCTAAAGCGAATCCACGCGgtataaactctaaaccatccTCTAAAATTAGATACCGCATTAAACAAACACacaaaattttgcataaaagGTATTTCATGAGTTGAGAAAATCTTGCAAAGCCTCTCTCCTCTATCCGCAATCCTTCCTCCTAATGAATTGTTTCTCTATAAGTAACCCTTTGGGGCTTCTCAAGTTGTTATTTTCACCTTGTAATAAAATGCATGTCTTGGAATGTTTCCTCCTATTGTTGTCTCTCTTCATCCTCTTACCTTCTGATGCTTTTTCCAGCGATGAAGCTTCTTTCATTGCACGTCGCCAATTGTTAACCCTTGAGGAGAATGCTGATTTACCCGACGATTGGGTGGATAATTACCAAATTAACCTAACCTTCGATAATCCTAGACTCAAGAGTGCCTACATTGCCCTTGAAGCATGGAAGCATGCTATCTATTCTGACCCATCAAACTTCACATCTAATTGGGTGGGCCCTGATGTTTGCTCTTACAATGGAGTTTATTGTGCTCCAGCGCTTGATGACCCTTCGATTCAAGTTGTGGCTGGCATTGATCTTAACCATGCAGATATTGCAGGCTACATCCCTTCAGAGATTGGGTTGTTAACTGATCTTGCACTTTTGCACATAAACTCTAACAGGTTTTGTGGCATTCTCCCAAAAAGCTTCTCCAAGTTAAAGCTCTTGTATGAGATTGATATCAGCAACAACCGTTTtgtgggtccatttccaaaccCTGTTCTCTCTATATCTTCTCTTCATTACCTTGATCTTAGGTTTAATGACTTCGAAGGCGAGGTTCCATCGGAGCTTTTCAATATTACATTAGATGCAATCTTCTTGAACAACAATAGGTTTACATCTGCGATGGACAATACATTGAATGAGTTTGTTGTGACGAACAACAAGCTTACGGGGTGCTTGCCCCCAGAGATTGGAAAGCTTAGCCACATGGAGGTGTTTGACATTAGTGAGAACAACTTGGTTGGTGTGTTGCCAAGGACATTGATGGGATTGAAGGAAGTGACAGTGTTGTCGATTGCAGACAACAAGCTTACCGGTTTTGTGCCAAAAAGCATATGTGAGTTGGAGAACTTGAAGAACTTTACGTTCTCGAACAACTATTTCAACGGTGAGGAAGAGGGTTGTAACCCTAAAACAAGAAAGGGGATCAAGTTGGATGATCAAAAGAATTGCATACCAGAAAGGCCAAAACAGAGGGATGGAAGCGCTTGTAATGCTGTCATAAGCAAGCCTGTTGATTGTAGCAAGGCACAGTGTGAGAAACCAATGCCAATAACACCATCACCAAATAATccttctaaaccttcaaaagagAAACCAACTCCAACGCCCTCCTCACATAATAACAAGAAACCACAACCTACACCTTCTccaaatgaaaagaaaacaCCGTCGTCGCCAAAGCCAACTCCTTCTCCAACTAGGAAGCCAACATCAACACCACAGACTCCAACACCGTCAAATCCAAAACCACCTAAAGCACCTAAgcatgatgatgattatgatgatcATTATGAAGAACCTAAAGAACGAAATAGGCCTCCAAAATCTCCACCTCCATCTCCAGCTTCAGTAGTAcattctcctcctcctccaccaATCTACTCTCCACCACCTCCACCAATCCATTCTCCACCACCACCTCCAGTTCACTCCCCACCACCACCCATCAACTCTCCACCACCACCTATCTACTCTCCTCCTCCACCAGTTCTCTCCTCGCCACCGCCTATCTACTCTCCTCCACCAGTAGTGCAATCCCCACCACCACCCATTTATTCTCCTTCTCCACCAGTTTTATCCCCACCACTCCCACCACCAATCTACTCTCCTCCACCACCTGTTAACTTTCCTCCTCCACCGGTATATTCTCCCCCACCACCAATCTACTCTCCTCCACCACCCACCtactctcctcctcctcctgtTGTTTATGCACCACCACCCCAAGAAGATGATATCGTTATTCCACATGACTTTGGTTCTTCATATGCTTCTCCTCCGCCACCAATTATCTCTGGCTACTAAATGACTGGCACAAGTTACTGCTACTTATACTACTCTGTGCTTTGAAATTGGCATCTCCATCGAGTTAAACTCACATCACGGcaatatgtttttcttttcttactgcCTGAATGAATGGGTTAAGTGCAATTTAACTGAGAGAAATATGAAGACTCTAGTAATATCAAATGTAACATAGATATTTGtcattttattacttttactTGTGCACCtcatgtttaatttgtttgacgAGTTCACATGTTGTGATAGGTTATTCTTattgtattttcttttccatttcttttcctttagGTCTTTGAGAGTTATATCATGTAAGACTAATTAATAGGATATATTAGcataatttaattacaaattaattgcTAAATATTGTGTGTCGGATTAAGTTTGTAAATGAATATTCATATAaatgtgttttacaaaattaattttaacaaaaattagatTGCTATTAATTTGATTTGCATTTGAATACTTTTTGATAAataggattttaaaaaaatttaacatagtTTAAATGATATTAAtcaaaattatgataaaatacaaaattactgaaaatgatattatttatatttattttcttaatatttattcattttttgacCCAAAATTAAAGTCAAGGTCCAAATAAACTAACCCAATTTCATAAGAGATTCACAAAAATCTAACGAATTTACTTAGATTGTGCCAGTTAGCCATACGATGTATTCGGAGCACAGACTCCATAAACCGTACTCAACTCAACTTACATGGCAAGCAAGATCCTG belongs to Arachis duranensis cultivar V14167 chromosome 8, aradu.V14167.gnm2.J7QH, whole genome shotgun sequence and includes:
- the LOC107460355 gene encoding pollen-specific leucine-rich repeat extensin-like protein 3, giving the protein MHVLECFLLLLSLFILLPSDAFSSDEASFIARRQLLTLEENADLPDDWVDNYQINLTFDNPRLKSAYIALEAWKHAIYSDPSNFTSNWVGPDVCSYNGVYCAPALDDPSIQVVAGIDLNHADIAGYIPSEIGLLTDLALLHINSNRFCGILPKSFSKLKLLYEIDISNNRFVGPFPNPVLSISSLHYLDLRFNDFEGEVPSELFNITLDAIFLNNNRFTSAMDNTLNEFVVTNNKLTGCLPPEIGKLSHMEVFDISENNLVGVLPRTLMGLKEVTVLSIADNKLTGFVPKSICELENLKNFTFSNNYFNGEEEGCNPKTRKGIKLDDQKNCIPERPKQRDGSACNAVISKPVDCSKAQCEKPMPITPSPNNPSKPSKEKPTPTPSSHNNKKPQPTPSPNEKKTPSSPKPTPSPTRKPTSTPQTPTPSNPKPPKAPKHDDDYDDHYEEPKERNRPPKSPPPSPASVVHSPPPPPIYSPPPPPIHSPPPPPVHSPPPPINSPPPPIYSPPPPVLSSPPPIYSPPPVVQSPPPPIYSPSPPVLSPPLPPPIYSPPPPVNFPPPPVYSPPPPIYSPPPPTYSPPPPVVYAPPPQEDDIVIPHDFGSSYASPPPPIISGY